A stretch of Fundicoccus culcitae DNA encodes these proteins:
- a CDS encoding deoxyribonuclease IV, whose translation MYLGSHVSLSGKDMLLGSAKEAASYGANVFMVYTGAPQNTRRKAIDTFRIDEAKAFMAANGIEFFTVHAPYIINLANTTKEGYFDFAVEFLRDEIQRVTALGATQVTLHPGSHVGAGVEAGLTQIIKGLNEVIDKDQTVQIALETMAGKGTELGKTFEELAEMISGVTHNEKLSITFDTCHTYDAGYDIVTDFDEVLNQFDHRIGIDRLKVLHINDSKNPFHSNKDRHANIGQGSIGFDVLNKIVHHPQLKDIPKILETPWVAINDKDKVAPYKYEIAMFKAQQENPHLMEDITTPK comes from the coding sequence ATGTATTTAGGATCCCATGTCTCATTAAGCGGAAAAGATATGTTACTTGGCTCAGCTAAAGAAGCCGCATCATATGGCGCGAATGTTTTTATGGTTTATACCGGTGCGCCACAAAACACACGTCGTAAAGCCATCGATACATTTCGTATTGACGAAGCAAAGGCGTTTATGGCAGCGAATGGGATTGAATTTTTTACCGTTCATGCACCTTATATAATTAATCTAGCCAACACAACTAAAGAAGGCTATTTTGATTTTGCCGTCGAGTTTCTAAGAGATGAAATCCAACGTGTCACGGCTTTAGGAGCCACCCAAGTGACCTTGCATCCTGGCTCACATGTTGGCGCCGGGGTAGAAGCGGGGTTGACACAAATCATCAAAGGGTTAAATGAAGTCATCGATAAAGACCAAACCGTCCAAATTGCTTTAGAAACCATGGCCGGCAAAGGCACCGAGTTAGGCAAGACGTTTGAAGAACTGGCTGAAATGATTAGTGGTGTGACACATAACGAAAAACTATCCATCACCTTTGACACTTGTCATACTTATGATGCCGGCTACGACATTGTGACCGACTTCGATGAAGTCCTCAATCAATTTGATCACCGCATAGGGATTGACCGTCTGAAAGTCTTGCACATTAATGATTCAAAAAATCCTTTTCATAGCAACAAAGACCGTCACGCCAACATTGGCCAAGGTAGCATCGGCTTTGACGTCTTAAACAAAATCGTACACCACCCCCAGTTAAAAGACATCCCCAAAATTCTAGAAACCCCTTGGGTTGCTATTAACGACAAGGACAAAGTGGCACCCTATAAATACGAAATCGCTATGTTTAAAGCCCAACAAGAAAACCCCCATCTCATGGAAGATATTACAACCCCTAAATAA